The Corallococcus exiguus genome has a segment encoding these proteins:
- a CDS encoding DUF5953 family protein: protein MTTQSTLGIIVYAPPLLARDERTLAVVHGMERAFPGLRLAWKISEEGRLIALPQRDTWLSEGTRDGGFPLVCNGDESFPVMIYGLQIPARQAPGGQPLFDAHAELPLDEAVIAAAADVLVGVAEGARAFWGHATPSSAGVEIARQTRDPVHKPGIPPRGLPALKLPEKSRAPEIPHRLGWLNYWSAAAAKVIGFPDPTRDAELLSRARRTESGGWVVQLTDAPLDLDNPAHLDALQRAYERFPEIGGRAPP from the coding sequence ATGACCACGCAAAGCACCCTTGGCATCATTGTCTATGCGCCGCCTCTTCTTGCAAGGGACGAGCGCACGCTCGCTGTCGTCCATGGGATGGAGCGGGCCTTCCCTGGCTTGCGCCTCGCTTGGAAGATTTCCGAGGAGGGGCGCCTCATCGCATTACCGCAGCGCGATACGTGGCTTTCCGAAGGGACCAGGGACGGAGGATTCCCTCTCGTGTGCAACGGTGACGAGAGCTTCCCAGTGATGATTTATGGATTGCAAATTCCCGCGCGCCAGGCACCGGGTGGGCAGCCGCTATTCGATGCCCATGCAGAGCTGCCACTGGACGAGGCCGTCATCGCAGCCGCAGCGGATGTTCTCGTAGGCGTGGCAGAGGGGGCCCGCGCGTTTTGGGGGCATGCGACGCCGTCTAGCGCGGGTGTCGAAATCGCACGGCAAACACGCGATCCGGTCCACAAGCCAGGGATTCCGCCCCGAGGGCTGCCAGCACTCAAGCTGCCTGAGAAGAGCCGCGCGCCTGAGATTCCGCATCGCCTCGGATGGCTGAACTACTGGTCGGCCGCTGCCGCGAAGGTCATCGGGTTCCCGGACCCGACCCGCGACGCCGAGCTTCTCTCGCGAGCACGTCGCACGGAGTCGGGCGGGTGGGTCGTGCAGCTCACCGACGCGCCGCTCGACCTGGACAACCCTGCACACCTGGACGCGCTCCAGCGAGCCTATGAACGGTTCCCGGAGATCGGCGGACGTGCACCACCTTGA
- a CDS encoding protein kinase domain-containing protein, with product MSSPRYQSLGPLLAGEGSRAFLGLSIEEGATPRPVVLIWAPPEIAQNPELVARLERETNRAIVFEHPNILRVHGLEKLDGGLARVTEFADGEPLRRVLEANPRMTPGFAALVVADAAMGLHYAHVAGNDDGSPLVHGDIRPETLMVSFSGYTKVTGYGALSVAPRERGGKRVKNRRAYTSPEQLLGGREAVNVQSDVFLLGLTLHECLTGKMPFKESADPDKAVLNRALPPMPADVPLKLDAVVRRATTKRALERYSSALAFREALVDAIGKLPTHEEFAEHLAKLFPPEAEARAARRATIEKGIAEALAKAGMPTPQIAEIIANGAGLAEPVKSKVPEFSSAESSKPAPVQAVAAAPQASAPVQPVATVAQTPAPVQTAQSTPVAAPVQSAAPSTAIPATAQTVTPSPAPTASTETRPAGPIFGGAASPTVQAVAAQKPSRSWVPFVVGGLVLTLGAGAVIVQRQLQGTMTVETFDAGLPIVVAEPFDAGIEDAGVDAGVDAGPVMGILDLTVEPRVEVTLNNALLGRTPLSASLPPGKHLLTFTNGALGISVSRTVTVAPTGRSAYQFFLNKAFINVRGPAGANVSVDGKPVGTVPVEELDVFEGYHRLNVTVGPSHWQKTFTIEPGQRVNFDVDFQEPQEAAEE from the coding sequence ATGAGTTCGCCTCGCTATCAGTCACTCGGCCCCCTCCTTGCCGGAGAGGGCTCGCGTGCCTTCCTCGGACTGTCGATTGAGGAAGGCGCCACGCCCCGCCCCGTGGTGCTCATCTGGGCACCGCCTGAAATCGCGCAGAACCCGGAGCTGGTGGCGCGCCTGGAGCGCGAGACGAACCGCGCCATCGTCTTCGAGCACCCGAACATCCTGCGCGTGCACGGCCTGGAGAAGCTGGACGGAGGCCTGGCGCGCGTCACCGAGTTCGCGGACGGTGAGCCGCTGCGGCGCGTGCTGGAAGCGAACCCGCGCATGACGCCGGGCTTCGCGGCGCTGGTGGTGGCGGACGCGGCCATGGGGCTGCACTACGCGCACGTGGCGGGCAACGACGACGGTTCGCCGCTGGTGCACGGAGACATCCGGCCCGAGACGCTGATGGTGTCCTTCAGCGGCTACACGAAGGTGACGGGCTACGGCGCGCTGTCCGTGGCGCCGCGTGAGCGCGGTGGCAAGCGCGTGAAGAACCGCCGCGCGTACACGTCCCCGGAGCAGCTGTTGGGCGGGCGCGAGGCCGTGAACGTGCAGTCGGACGTGTTCCTGCTGGGCCTCACGCTGCACGAGTGCCTCACGGGGAAGATGCCGTTCAAGGAGTCGGCGGATCCGGACAAGGCGGTGCTCAACCGCGCCCTGCCCCCGATGCCGGCGGACGTGCCGCTGAAGCTGGATGCCGTCGTGCGGCGTGCGACGACGAAGCGGGCGTTGGAGCGCTATTCGTCGGCGCTCGCGTTCCGCGAGGCGCTGGTGGATGCGATTGGCAAGCTGCCGACGCACGAGGAGTTCGCGGAGCACCTGGCGAAGCTGTTCCCGCCGGAGGCCGAGGCTCGCGCGGCGCGGCGGGCGACGATTGAGAAGGGCATCGCGGAGGCACTGGCGAAGGCGGGCATGCCGACGCCGCAGATCGCGGAGATCATCGCGAACGGCGCGGGGCTCGCGGAGCCCGTGAAGAGCAAGGTGCCGGAGTTCTCCTCGGCGGAGAGCAGCAAGCCGGCGCCCGTGCAGGCAGTGGCCGCCGCGCCGCAGGCTTCCGCGCCTGTGCAGCCCGTGGCGACGGTGGCGCAGACTCCGGCGCCTGTGCAGACCGCACAGAGCACTCCTGTTGCGGCCCCGGTGCAGAGCGCTGCCCCGAGCACCGCGATCCCGGCCACGGCACAGACCGTAACGCCCTCCCCTGCTCCGACTGCATCCACGGAGACGCGGCCCGCGGGCCCCATCTTCGGTGGCGCGGCGAGCCCCACGGTGCAGGCGGTGGCCGCGCAGAAGCCTTCACGCTCCTGGGTGCCGTTCGTGGTGGGCGGTCTCGTGCTGACGCTCGGCGCAGGCGCGGTGATCGTCCAGCGCCAGCTCCAGGGCACGATGACGGTGGAGACGTTCGACGCGGGTCTGCCCATCGTCGTGGCGGAGCCCTTCGACGCGGGCATCGAGGACGCGGGCGTGGACGCCGGTGTGGACGCGGGCCCCGTGATGGGCATCCTGGACCTCACCGTGGAGCCCCGCGTGGAGGTTACGCTCAACAACGCGCTGCTGGGCCGCACGCCGCTGTCCGCGTCGCTGCCGCCGGGCAAGCACCTGCTGACCTTCACCAACGGCGCGCTCGGCATCTCCGTATCGCGCACCGTGACGGTGGCCCCCACGGGCCGCTCCGCCTACCAGTTCTTCCTCAACAAGGCCTTCATCAACGTGCGCGGTCCCGCCGGCGCCAACGTCTCCGTGGACGGCAAGCCCGTGGGCACGGTCCCCGTGGAGGAGCTGGACGTCTTCGAGGGCTACCACCGACTCAACGTCACCGTGGGCCCGTCGCACTGGCAGAAGACCTTCACCATCGAGCCCGGCCAGCGCGTCAACTTCGACGTGGACTTCCAGGAGCCGCAGGAGGCCGCGGAGGAGTAG
- a CDS encoding tetratricopeptide repeat protein — protein MRQAHVVILTAITLEYQEALKVEDGAWEGSRWEEEKGPNELPVAFRNFRGKGGKPLRVVVAQAGDMGGVAAANALLPLVEAYRPRCVAMSGVCAGHPRKTNLGDVIAPERLFFHDTGKREPDGVKQDLKTYNLPDAWKVALEHFDFKTRFQNQEWWTKRPIPYEWQENWVLAMLHQGVSDPASHPDCEASCPQWEKVIELLWKSRDVERGTLTLTEKGRKRIGAVLIKHRNQLPDLSPTGTMLPFKVHVAPMGSGNQVVEDEDIWDLITESMRKTLGLEMEAAAIGAVAHAQSDKHLKALVMKGVMDFANQGRDDHFKQFAARASAECLLAFLREQLDVELIPGVDDLLIPGTKERLPEDPPPSALLNARYAVVPFHERGREKVLAELNRWSREGPPVAARLVHGEGGIGKTRLAIEWMSRLSEEWVVGFLPKDVPENWFERLWALGRRVMVVIDYAESRADLSALLMRVLRYAQQQDSGAHRPIRLLLLARSAGDWWQSLLQSDATLKQWLGTPYELTPLATQVPERELVFHEAAERFAKERGKSYRRRDNPSLTDGRFERVLYLHMAALAEVEGSEFEAHSLMDVVLDHEERFWESRARMDDVKLSFHRSLARQVVAAATLRGGFADQDTAVHTAQALFGGTLSEGSMLLLWLLHRIYQRTGAGSSTFLPPLEPDLLGEGMVLRTASPDQGEACPPPDWIDRVFPANESTGAVGIGFQLLGRASAARPDVVRPWIERLLSASLHQRALLALQAAKAVGLHTAFSVLGDALAEQLEALGNERLALKLESAGIPYQTVSLRRVAEWVDRKRLGGLGVSAQEDTLAERARRQNNLSNRLSDMGQRAEALKAAQEAVALHRILAQSNPDAFQPDLSMSLSNLGARLSDMGHREDALNAFQEAVALRRVLAQSNPDAFQPGLAHSLSNLGNGLSDMGQREEALKAAQEAVALHRILAQRNPSAFQPDLAMSLNNLCALLSDMGQRGEALKAAQEAVALYRILTQGNPDAFQPDLAMSLNNLAFMLSSLDQHGEALKAAQEAVALHRILAQRNPGAFQPDLARSINTLVAMLSGMGQREEALKAAQEAVALYRVLAQRNPDSFQPELASSINNLGINLSALDQNEEALKAAQEAVALYRVLAQRNPDAFQPGLARSINNLGDRLSELGQHETALKPYEEALDIIWPFLEQFPLAFEEQAEMMLRDLIRTRQTLHIPLSPVLYARVEKFVLLTGSD, from the coding sequence ATGCGTCAAGCCCACGTGGTGATCCTGACAGCGATCACGCTGGAGTACCAGGAGGCGCTCAAGGTGGAAGACGGCGCTTGGGAGGGAAGCCGCTGGGAGGAAGAGAAGGGACCCAACGAACTCCCGGTGGCGTTCCGGAACTTTCGCGGCAAGGGGGGGAAGCCCCTTCGCGTCGTGGTGGCCCAAGCCGGGGACATGGGAGGGGTCGCGGCGGCGAATGCGTTGTTGCCTCTCGTGGAAGCGTACCGGCCCCGGTGCGTAGCGATGAGCGGTGTCTGTGCGGGACACCCTCGCAAGACAAACCTGGGGGACGTGATCGCCCCGGAGCGGTTGTTCTTCCACGACACGGGCAAGCGAGAGCCCGATGGCGTGAAGCAGGATCTCAAGACGTACAATCTTCCAGACGCCTGGAAAGTGGCGCTCGAGCACTTCGACTTCAAGACGCGCTTCCAGAACCAGGAGTGGTGGACGAAGCGCCCCATCCCCTACGAGTGGCAGGAGAACTGGGTGCTGGCGATGTTGCACCAGGGCGTCTCAGACCCTGCGTCCCATCCCGACTGCGAGGCGTCCTGCCCTCAATGGGAAAAGGTCATCGAGTTGCTCTGGAAATCCAGAGACGTGGAGCGAGGCACGCTCACGCTGACGGAAAAGGGGCGCAAGCGCATCGGGGCCGTGCTGATCAAGCATCGCAACCAACTGCCCGACCTCTCTCCCACAGGGACGATGCTCCCGTTCAAGGTCCACGTCGCGCCGATGGGCAGCGGCAATCAGGTGGTGGAGGACGAAGACATCTGGGACCTCATCACCGAGTCCATGCGCAAGACGCTGGGGTTGGAGATGGAAGCTGCGGCGATTGGGGCGGTAGCCCATGCCCAGAGCGACAAGCACCTCAAGGCCCTGGTGATGAAGGGGGTAATGGACTTCGCCAACCAAGGCCGTGACGACCACTTCAAGCAGTTCGCCGCGCGAGCCTCTGCCGAATGCCTGCTCGCGTTCCTGCGCGAACAGCTCGATGTGGAACTCATCCCCGGGGTTGATGACCTCCTCATCCCAGGAACGAAAGAGCGTCTGCCGGAAGATCCGCCTCCCTCCGCGCTCTTGAATGCGCGTTACGCAGTCGTTCCGTTCCATGAGCGCGGACGCGAGAAAGTCCTCGCGGAGCTGAATCGATGGAGCAGAGAGGGTCCGCCAGTCGCGGCTCGGCTGGTTCACGGGGAGGGAGGAATCGGCAAGACCCGACTGGCCATCGAGTGGATGAGCCGCCTTTCTGAAGAGTGGGTCGTAGGCTTCCTGCCCAAGGATGTACCCGAGAACTGGTTCGAGCGACTCTGGGCGCTCGGCCGACGGGTGATGGTGGTGATCGACTATGCGGAGAGCCGCGCCGATCTGAGTGCATTGCTGATGCGGGTACTGCGCTACGCCCAGCAGCAGGACTCAGGAGCGCATCGCCCCATACGCCTGTTGTTGCTAGCGCGCAGTGCGGGTGACTGGTGGCAGTCGCTGCTCCAGTCCGATGCCACGCTGAAGCAATGGCTCGGCACCCCTTATGAATTGACGCCGCTGGCGACCCAGGTGCCCGAGCGTGAGCTGGTGTTCCACGAGGCGGCAGAAAGGTTCGCGAAAGAGCGCGGCAAGTCATACCGGAGGCGGGACAATCCTTCCCTCACCGATGGGCGCTTCGAACGGGTTCTCTACCTCCACATGGCGGCGCTCGCTGAAGTGGAAGGCTCCGAGTTCGAAGCTCACTCGCTGATGGATGTGGTCCTCGACCATGAGGAGCGCTTCTGGGAGTCGCGAGCCCGGATGGATGATGTGAAACTCTCGTTCCATCGCTCACTGGCGAGACAGGTGGTTGCCGCCGCAACGCTTCGTGGAGGATTTGCGGATCAAGACACGGCCGTACATACCGCCCAGGCTCTCTTCGGCGGTACGCTGTCCGAGGGCTCAATGCTGCTGCTGTGGTTGCTTCATCGCATCTACCAGCGGACTGGCGCAGGGAGTTCGACATTCCTTCCTCCTTTGGAGCCAGACCTTCTCGGAGAAGGCATGGTGCTTCGTACCGCCTCCCCGGACCAGGGAGAGGCTTGTCCACCACCTGATTGGATTGATCGGGTGTTCCCTGCGAATGAAAGTACAGGGGCGGTAGGCATAGGCTTCCAGCTCTTGGGCCGTGCATCTGCCGCGCGACCTGATGTGGTGCGACCCTGGATCGAGCGACTCCTCTCCGCCTCTCTGCACCAGCGCGCGCTCCTCGCTTTACAAGCCGCAAAGGCGGTGGGCTTGCACACCGCATTCTCGGTTCTCGGCGATGCACTGGCTGAACAGCTCGAAGCGCTTGGAAACGAGCGTTTGGCTCTCAAGTTGGAGTCGGCAGGTATCCCTTACCAGACCGTATCGCTTCGCAGAGTCGCTGAATGGGTTGATCGAAAACGCCTGGGAGGGCTAGGTGTCTCTGCTCAGGAGGACACGCTCGCGGAGCGGGCACGGCGTCAAAACAACCTGAGCAACAGGTTGAGCGACATGGGCCAGCGCGCGGAGGCCCTGAAGGCCGCTCAGGAGGCCGTGGCACTTCACCGCATCCTCGCTCAGAGCAACCCCGACGCCTTCCAGCCCGACTTGTCCATGAGCCTTAGCAACCTGGGCGCCAGGTTGAGCGACATGGGCCATCGCGAGGATGCCCTGAATGCCTTTCAGGAGGCCGTGGCACTTCGCCGCGTCCTCGCTCAGAGCAACCCCGACGCCTTCCAGCCCGGCTTGGCCCACAGCCTCAGTAACCTGGGTAACGGCTTGAGCGACATGGGCCAGCGCGAGGAGGCCCTGAAGGCAGCTCAGGAGGCCGTGGCACTTCACCGCATCCTCGCGCAGCGTAACCCTAGCGCCTTCCAGCCCGACTTGGCCATGAGCCTCAACAACCTGTGCGCCCTGTTGAGCGACATGGGCCAGCGCGGGGAGGCCCTGAAGGCCGCTCAGGAGGCCGTGGCACTGTACCGCATCCTCACTCAGGGCAACCCCGACGCCTTCCAGCCCGACTTGGCCATGAGCCTCAACAACCTGGCCTTCATGTTGAGCTCGCTGGACCAGCACGGGGAGGCCCTGAAGGCCGCTCAGGAGGCCGTGGCACTTCACCGCATCCTCGCTCAGCGCAATCCTGGCGCCTTCCAGCCCGACTTGGCCCGCAGCATCAACACCCTGGTCGCCATGTTGAGCGGCATGGGCCAGCGCGAGGAGGCCCTGAAGGCCGCTCAGGAGGCCGTGGCACTGTACCGCGTCCTCGCTCAGCGCAACCCCGACTCTTTCCAGCCAGAATTGGCCAGCAGCATCAACAACCTGGGCATCAACTTGAGCGCGCTGGACCAGAACGAGGAGGCCCTGAAGGCCGCTCAGGAGGCTGTGGCACTGTACCGCGTCCTTGCTCAGCGCAACCCCGACGCCTTCCAGCCCGGCTTGGCCCGCAGCATCAACAACCTGGGCGATAGGCTGAGCGAGCTTGGCCAGCATGAGACAGCACTGAAGCCTTACGAAGAAGCTTTGGACATCATCTGGCCCTTTCTCGAGCAGTTCCCCCTGGCATTCGAGGAACAGGCAGAGATGATGCTCCGGGATCTCATTCGAACGCGTCAGACCCTTCACATTCCTCTTTCTCCTGTGCTCTACGCGAGAGTGGAGAAGTTCGTGCTCCTCACAGGGTCCGATTAG
- a CDS encoding Tsi3 family protein, which translates to MTALRIHPPVAGHELWLASHYKAETREHGWLITPASGAHATRDPIQLTVDIVAGPAPDDGSTERVGSRRLRRSVETSEGGSSGEAVTLTYVEALGPSYVRYRQGRFADGLAPSFELDELIRRQGLSVVKPASGQTPF; encoded by the coding sequence ATGACCGCGCTGCGCATTCATCCACCCGTAGCGGGTCATGAACTCTGGCTTGCCTCCCACTACAAGGCCGAGACGCGCGAGCACGGCTGGCTGATCACCCCGGCTTCAGGTGCCCACGCGACCCGCGATCCGATCCAGCTCACCGTGGACATTGTCGCGGGCCCCGCCCCGGATGACGGGTCGACCGAGCGCGTGGGCTCACGACGGCTGCGGCGCTCGGTGGAAACCTCCGAGGGCGGCTCCAGCGGGGAAGCCGTGACCCTGACCTACGTTGAGGCTTTGGGGCCATCCTACGTCCGCTACCGGCAGGGGCGCTTCGCCGACGGCCTGGCCCCGAGCTTCGAGTTGGACGAACTCATCCGCCGACAGGGGCTTTCGGTGGTGAAGCCCGCGTCAGGCCAGACGCCCTTTTGA
- a CDS encoding DUF1993 domain-containing protein: protein MATSLYDLSVPTFLQTVRAVAGFLDRAAKHCAETGVDPDDFVNARLFDDMAPFHFQVEATWHHSVWGVEALKPGVFAPPALVGPVPFADLQAMIGKAEVALEAFTRDEIDQCAGKDLDLQIGPRRLAFTSETFILSFSLPNFHFHAVSTYDILRSRGVPIGKRDYEGRLRTRSA from the coding sequence ATGGCGACATCACTCTACGACCTCAGCGTGCCCACCTTCCTGCAGACCGTGAGGGCCGTCGCAGGCTTTCTCGACCGTGCGGCCAAGCACTGCGCTGAGACGGGTGTTGATCCCGACGACTTCGTGAACGCGCGCCTTTTCGATGACATGGCGCCCTTCCACTTTCAGGTCGAAGCCACATGGCACCATTCCGTGTGGGGGGTGGAAGCCCTCAAGCCCGGTGTGTTCGCCCCGCCGGCCTTGGTCGGGCCCGTCCCTTTCGCCGACCTGCAGGCGATGATCGGCAAAGCGGAAGTGGCGTTGGAGGCGTTCACGCGCGACGAGATCGACCAATGCGCGGGCAAGGACCTGGACCTTCAGATTGGACCGCGGAGGCTCGCCTTCACGTCGGAGACGTTCATTCTCTCGTTTTCCCTGCCGAACTTCCATTTCCACGCCGTCTCGACCTACGACATCCTCCGCTCACGCGGTGTACCGATCGGCAAGCGTGATTACGAAGGCCGGCTACGCACGAGATCAGCCTGA
- a CDS encoding DUF6310 domain-containing protein, which produces MRRTPALPLGLQFLYPRQTVKGQAAKMREERTIVLLCGYRFVVGVSTEAHKEALEREAPELTIVVTGCSR; this is translated from the coding sequence ATGCGCCGCACTCCTGCTCTTCCTCTCGGCTTGCAATTCCTTTATCCGAGGCAGACAGTGAAAGGGCAGGCAGCCAAGATGCGGGAAGAGCGAACCATCGTGCTGTTGTGTGGATATCGCTTCGTCGTTGGGGTGAGCACCGAAGCGCACAAAGAAGCATTGGAGCGAGAGGCGCCCGAACTGACGATCGTCGTCACAGGATGCAGTCGATGA
- a CDS encoding ARPP-2 domain-containing protein has protein sequence MKEGGKSAVRRLPLTGLRLAPSQVWGSIRLVPVLRDDIPGDLRITRRSYDEDVSVVSLQGGLMEPGLHYVSYVPHGLVVDWDDKGAAVTPETRLRKPEAKEGKSLKHGPFSSTRVLHRMVHREDKNRLRLLPMHLTMEGFLALYFGGPQVAWSEYSQEALSQGLNPRSEWTSSGWASAAFAEALRIFELHERQVGVLIFQADALLSCAIVSHPEDYRALHRALLEDFYGDLLVQYGFLGDVPVLGTGVEDASVNSMRDLRAAIERMRADWADFMGFMAEGIIGAEVITSPLYEAGPFHLQRFITGLSPSEENHMGEAILRGDGTVEYLKTYRLSAAQTRRAYLLKQLAQGGWSLERTAEHLKTTRDELIVRLRNAGFGYLLKEHVLKAAETRHARR, from the coding sequence ATGAAGGAGGGAGGCAAGAGCGCGGTGCGGCGGCTGCCCCTCACGGGGCTGCGGCTCGCGCCCTCGCAGGTCTGGGGGAGCATCCGCCTGGTGCCCGTGCTGCGCGATGACATCCCCGGAGACCTGCGCATCACCCGCAGGAGCTACGACGAGGACGTGAGCGTCGTGTCGCTCCAGGGCGGGTTGATGGAGCCCGGGCTCCATTACGTGTCCTACGTCCCCCATGGCCTGGTGGTGGACTGGGACGACAAGGGCGCGGCGGTGACCCCCGAGACCCGGCTGCGCAAGCCGGAGGCCAAGGAGGGCAAGAGCCTCAAGCACGGGCCCTTCTCCTCAACACGGGTGCTGCACCGCATGGTGCACCGCGAGGACAAGAACCGGCTGCGGCTGTTGCCCATGCACCTGACGATGGAGGGCTTTCTCGCGCTGTATTTCGGCGGGCCGCAGGTGGCCTGGAGCGAGTACTCCCAGGAGGCGCTCTCCCAGGGGCTCAATCCCCGGAGCGAGTGGACCTCTTCGGGTTGGGCCAGCGCGGCCTTCGCGGAGGCGCTACGCATCTTCGAGCTGCACGAGCGCCAGGTGGGCGTGCTCATCTTCCAGGCGGACGCGCTGCTCTCCTGCGCCATCGTCTCGCACCCCGAGGACTACCGCGCCCTGCACCGGGCCCTGCTCGAGGACTTCTACGGGGATCTGCTCGTGCAGTACGGCTTCCTGGGAGACGTGCCCGTGCTGGGGACAGGAGTGGAGGATGCGAGCGTGAACTCGATGAGGGACCTGAGGGCCGCCATCGAGCGCATGCGCGCGGACTGGGCGGACTTCATGGGCTTCATGGCCGAGGGCATCATCGGCGCCGAGGTGATCACCTCCCCCCTCTACGAGGCGGGCCCCTTCCACCTCCAGCGCTTCATCACGGGCTTGTCGCCCTCGGAGGAGAACCACATGGGCGAGGCCATCCTGCGCGGCGACGGCACGGTCGAGTACCTCAAGACCTACCGGCTCTCAGCGGCGCAGACGCGCCGGGCCTATCTGCTCAAGCAGCTCGCGCAGGGGGGCTGGAGCCTGGAGCGCACCGCCGAGCATCTCAAGACGACCCGGGACGAGCTCATCGTCCGGCTGCGCAACGCGGGCTTCGGCTACCTGCTCAAGGAGCACGTCCTCAAAGCGGCCGAGACCCGGCACGCGCGGCGCTGA
- a CDS encoding transposase, which produces MSGRRAGTAPSLTEATAQQVLDVYARRFTVEETFRDVKDLKFGMGLKQVRVKTPERRDRLLLISALAQVLLTLLGAAGEALGYDKHLRVNTVKRRTHSLFTQGAYYFMAMPRMSDERLRPLVERFGQLVREHAVFREAFGLI; this is translated from the coding sequence ATTTCGGGCCGGAGAGCAGGGACAGCCCCTAGCCTCACGGAAGCCACGGCACAGCAGGTGCTGGACGTCTACGCTCGGAGGTTCACCGTCGAGGAGACGTTCCGGGACGTGAAGGACCTCAAGTTCGGCATGGGACTGAAGCAGGTGCGCGTGAAGACGCCGGAGCGCCGAGACAGGTTGCTGCTCATCAGCGCCCTGGCCCAGGTACTACTGACGCTGCTGGGCGCAGCGGGCGAGGCGCTGGGGTACGACAAGCATTTGAGAGTGAATACGGTGAAGCGGCGTACGCACTCGCTGTTCACCCAAGGCGCCTACTATTTCATGGCCATGCCGCGCATGAGCGATGAACGACTCCGCCCGTTGGTGGAGCGATTCGGGCAACTCGTCCGCGAGCACGCTGTCTTCCGAGAGGCCTTCGGACTTATCTGA
- a CDS encoding YccF domain-containing protein gives MNLLLNLVWIIFGGGLVLCLEYLLGGLVLCLTLVGIPFGVQCFKMAGLALMPFGKDIEDLPSAGAMSFGLNIVWALFAGIWIFLTNVVIGVGLALTIIGIPFALQHLKLGMVAFAPFGKRIRG, from the coding sequence ATGAACCTGCTTCTGAACCTGGTGTGGATCATCTTCGGCGGAGGGCTGGTGCTCTGCCTCGAGTACCTGTTGGGTGGACTGGTGCTCTGCCTCACCCTCGTCGGCATCCCGTTCGGCGTGCAGTGCTTCAAGATGGCCGGCCTCGCGCTGATGCCCTTCGGCAAGGACATCGAGGACCTTCCCAGCGCAGGCGCGATGAGCTTCGGGCTCAACATCGTCTGGGCACTCTTCGCTGGAATCTGGATCTTCCTCACCAACGTCGTCATCGGCGTCGGCCTGGCGCTGACGATCATCGGCATTCCGTTCGCGCTGCAGCACCTCAAGCTCGGAATGGTCGCGTTCGCTCCATTCGGCAAGCGCATTCGCGGCTGA